Sequence from the Saccharopolyspora pogona genome:
CAGCGGCCCCGTACCGACGGCACGGCCACGGCGCAGGCGCACCGCGCACCGGTCGAACCACCGTCCCCACCAGGCGGAATCGGCGATCGCCCATTCGTCCTCGTCGCTCGGCATCGTGGTCCTCCTGGCCGTCTACCGGGTGATCTCGGTGCGCACCGCGTACAGCTCGGGGAAGAAGGTCAGGTCTAGCGCGTCGCGGAGGAAAGGCACGCCGCTGGACCCACCGGTGCCCCGCTTGAACCCGATCGTGCGCTCCACGGTCTTCAGGTGCCGGAAGCGCCATAACTGGAAGTTGTCCTCCAAGTCCACGAGTTCCTCGCAGGCTTCGTAGGTATCCCAGTTCTCCGCGACCGACTCGTAGATCTTCCGGAAGACGGGCACGAGCTCGGGCACGTAGGTGTGTGCGTGGCTGACGTCGCGCTCCAGCAGCGGGGCGGGGACCTGGTACCCGCGCCGGGCGAGGTACCGGAGGAATTCGTCGTAGATGCTGGGTTGTCCGAGCAGCCCGGACAGCAGTGCGTGGGCATGCTCCTCGTGCCGGAACACCTCCAGCATCTCGACGTTCTTGTTGCCGAGGATGAACTCCACGGCGCGGTACTGGTAAGACTGGAATCCTGATGATCTGCCGAGGAATCCGCGGAACTGCGCGAATTCCGAAGGTGTCAGGGTTGCCAGTACCGACCACTGCTCGGTGAGGGTGTGCTGGATGCGCTTGACCCTGGCCAGTCCCTTAAGCGCCTGTTGTAGCCGGTCGCCTGCCAGGTGCTCGCGCGCGGTCCGGAGTTCGTGCAGCACGAGCTTGAGCCACAGCTCCGCAGCCTGGTGCTGGATGATGAACAACAGCTCGTCGTGGTTCTCGGGTTCGCTGACCGGCTGCTGGGCGCCGAGCAACTTGTCGAGGTTCAAGTACTGGCCGTAGGACATGGTGGTGCCGAAATCCCTGACCACATCTTCCTCGATGGGACGGGTGTTCGTCGGATCGACCATCGATTCTCCTCACGCTCCGCCCGAGCAGGCGGAGCGACTCCGGTCCATGTTGAATTCTATACGAACGTCACGAACAAACTGCGGTGTGAGGGGCCGGGGCGGACGTGCATGCCAGCTGTGGACGATCTGCCGAAAACGATGCGCGGGTGCCAAGTCGTGCGCGCGACACTTCGACTCGGTGTTTCCCACGTCCGTGCCATGCTCCCGGATCTCCTGGACTTCGTCAGCCGCACCGGGTTTCCGGCTGAGCAGGTCACCCCGCTCACGGCTGACTGGGACCGCGCCCAGCGCTTTCGCAGCAAGGACGACCAAGCTCGTGCTTCGCCGCGATCCACTCTCGGCCGACGCCTGGACCGGAGAATGCGCACAGTCATCGTGAAGGGGCAATGCGCGTATTGGGCTTGCTGCGTCCGCGGGCGCGATTCGTCATCTCCGTCGGCGCGCGGACGGATTTTCCAACGGCACGCCGTCTTTCGAGAGCTTCGGTGCGGGTAGGTCCGCGCTGGAGGTGAGCGGCGCCGCCCCTGCCAGCGGCTGTCCGGCCGGCTCTTTGAGGAACAAGGCGCTCACGAGCCCGATTGCACCTGCCCCGGTGAGGTAGTAGCCAGGCCAGTCGAGGTTGCCGGTCGTGGTCACCGCGACACCGATGACCGTGGGCGCGGTGCCCGCGAACGCAGAAACGAAGAAGTTGAAGATGATGGCGAGGCTGCCGTACCGGATGAAGGTGGGAAAGAGCGCGGGCAGTGTCGAGGGGGTCACCGCCGCGAAGCAGAGCAGCGCGAAACCCATGATCAGCAAGCCGGGGACCTGGCCGGTGAGCCCCGCTCTCAGCAGCCAGACCGAAGGCAGGCCGAGCAGGACGAGCGAGACGCTGCCGGTAATCAGGATCGGCTTCCTGCCGATCCTGTCGCTGAGTTTGCCGACGAACACGATGACGCAGAGCATCGCCAGCATGACGGCCACCTGGAGCGTGGTCGAGAGCCCCTCGCTGGTCCCGCTCTTGCCGTAGGCCGGTAGGGTGCCCGTCAGGTAGGTCGGCACGTAGTTCGTCAGAACGTAGTTGGTGACGTTCCAGGCCACGATCAGTCCGCCAGCGATTAGCGCCGCCGAGCGGTAATGGGTCACCAAGATCTGGAAGACACGGCGGAGCGACATGGTGGCCATCGCCGGTGAACGCTCCATCAGCTGCCGGAACGCGGGCGTCTCCTCCAGGCGCATCCGCAGGTAGATCCCGATGATGCCCACCGGAATGGCGAGCATGAAGGGCAACCGCCATCCCCAGGTCAACAGATCGTCCTCCGGCAGCACGGCGACCAGGATCGTGCAGATTCCCGCGCCGAGCGTGTACCCGACCAGCGTGCCAAACTCCAGCCAGCTGCCCAGGAAACCGCGCCGCCGGTCCGGGGCGTACTCCGCGACGAGGGTCAGTGCTCCGGTGTACTCGCCACCCGCGGAAAAGCCCTGCAGCATCCGGATGAACAACACGATCAACGGGGCCGCGATACCGATCGCACCGTAGCTGGGAACGAGCCCGAGCAGTGCAGTGGCGATCGCCATCAGGAGAACCGTGGCGGAGAGGACCCTGGTCCGGCCGATGCGGTCACCCAGCGGGCCGAGGATGAGACCGCCGAGCGGGCGAACCAAGAATGCGGCGGCGAACGTGCCCAGGGTGAACACCGCCGCCCACTCCCCGGCATCGGGGAAGAAAACCCGATCCAGGGCAATTGCTGCGAGATAGGAATAGATGCCGAAGTCGTACCACTCGGCGACGTTTCCCAATGTTGCAGCCGTTGTCGCGCGACGAATGGTCTGCGCATCCGCGACGGCTACCTGGTCGACCGCGGCCCGAGGATCTTCGGTCGCCCCGCTCACCCGGCCGCTCCATTCCGTCCCATGCACAACGAAGACCTGCGGTGGCGTGGATTCATGATCACCCGTGTTTCATGCGACTGATATATCTATGCAAGCTATTAGATGTGTTAGTGGTGGTCAAGGATCGCTGCGCCGGCTACGGGCCCGCGAGACTTTGCAAGCGATCGAGGATCTCCTCGGCGGCTTGGGCGAGAATGCGTGAAATGCCCTGGAAGTCCGCGGGGCGGAGATGGGCCTCGTCCGCCGATACGCTCAGCGCTCCGGCGATGCGCCCGCCCGGGCCGCGCACCGGGACGGCGACGGTGTGGAGATCGGGTTCGAACTCGCCGCTGGCGGCTGCCCAGCCGCGGTCGCGCACCCGGTTCAGGTCTGCCAGCAAGGCGCCTCGCGAGGTGACGGTGTGCGCGGTGAAACGCCGCAGCGGTTGCTTCAGGGCGTCGTCGATTTCCTCGAATCCGAAGCTCGCCAGCAGCACTTTTCCGCTCGCAGTCGCATGGAGCGGGACTCGGAGGCCGATCCAGTTGCGCTCAGTGCTCGGCTCCTGCACGACGGCGGTCGCGCCGCCGCCCTCGAAGACGCTGAGGCTCACCGTTCCGCGCAGTTCGGATGCCAGCCGAGCGCAGATCGGCCTGCTTTCGCCGGCGATGTCCAGTTTTGCCGCCGTCGCTCCGGCGAGCCGGACGATGCCGAATCCGAGCCGGTATCTTCCGCGCGGGCCTATCCGTTCGACGAACCGGTGCTTCTCCAGGGCGGTCATGAGGCGGGATGCCGTGGACTTGTGGACCCCCAGTTCGCGGGCCAGCTCGGTCACGCCGGCCGGTCCGCGTTGGGCCAGAAGGACGAGCATCGACAGCGCCCGGTCGACGGCCTGGGTCTGTGTCCGGGGCTCAGACTTGGCCGCGATCTTGTTGTTGTTGTGCATGTTGCAACTCCGAACTTGAGGTGAGTCGATCTGGGATCGGTTAATTGACGGGAAACGATAAGTGCCGGATGCTCTGTTGCGAATAGCACGTCGTGTTCCGCAATAAGCAACAGGAGCAACGATGATCTTAGTTGGCGCGGTGTCCGACATCCCGGTCGGGGAGTCCGTACGTGTGCAGGGCAGCGTGACGATCGCGGTCTTCAACGCGGACGGCATCCTCTACGCGATCGACGACACGTGCACCCACCAGGATGCTTCGCTGTCGGACGGCTGGCTCGAAGGATGCGCGGTCGAATGTCCGCTGCACGCCGCCTGCTTCGATCTCCGCACCGGGCGGCCCAGCGGGCCGCCCGCGCGGAAACCGGTGCGCACGCACGAAGTCGTCATCTCCGACGGTCAGGTCTACGTGCACGAGTCGGTGGAAGTCGAGGCGGTAGTCGTAGGGGCGCTTACGGAAGAGGTCCGATGATGCGGACGATCACTGTTGTCGGGGCTTCTCTCGCCGGGCTCACGGCGACCCGGGCGCTGCGTGATCAGGGTTTCGAGGGGCGCATCGTCGTGGTCGGCGACGAAGCTCACGCGCCTTACGACCGCCCCCCGCTGTCGAAGGAGTTCTTGGGCGGAACGGTTTCGGAAGACGACCTGAAGCTGGCGACGCCTGAGGACGCCGCACTGCTCGCGGAGTGGCGCCTCGGATGCACCGCGACTGCCCTCGACACCGGTGGGCGGGCGGTGGTGCTCGACGACGGCGAACGGATCGTGTCCGACGGCGTGGTGCTGGCGACTGGTGCCCGGGCCAAGAACCTCCCCGGGGAGATGCCCAAGGGAGTGCACACCCTCCGCACGCTCGACGATGCCATGGTGCTGCGCGAGGAGTTGGTCGCGGGAGCCCGTCTGGTTGTGATCGGGGCGGGGTTCATCGGTTCCGAGATCGCGTCGACGGCGGTGGGATTGGGCGTCGAGGTCGATGTCGTCGAGGCTGCGCCCGTGCCGCTGCTGAAGCCGCTCGGCGCTGAGATGGGCGAGATCTGCGCCGGGCTGCACGCCACCAGGGGAGTCCGGCTGCACACCGGCGTTTCGCTCGCCGAGCTGGTCGGCAGCACGCAGGTGAAGGCCGTCCGCCTGACCGATGGCCGCGAACTCCCCGCCGATGTGGTGGTGGTCGGGATCGGGGCGGCACCGTCCGTGGATTGGCTGAGCGGGTCGGGCGTCGACCTCGACGATGGTGTGGTGACCGATTCGCAGGGCGTCACGAACATCCCTGGCCTTGTCGCGGTCGGCGACTGCGCCAACTCCCACCGGAACTACCTCGGCTCGGCCCGGCGCATGGAGCACTGGACCAATGCCGTGCAGCAGCCGGTTGCGGCAGTGTCTGCTCTCCTCGGTCGGAGCTACCTGCCGCCAACGCATCACGAGGTGCCGTACTTCTGGTCGGACCAATATGGTCACAAGATCCAATTCGCCGGTCACCGCACCGCGGATTCGACGATCGAAGTGCTCGAGGGCGGCCTCGAATCGCTCGACTTCCTCGCGCTCTACCGCGATCAGGCCGGCAATCCGGTAGCAGTTATCGCGGTCGACCGCGCCCGCTCGTTCGGGAGATGGCGTCGCCAGCTAGCGGGATTCCGGCCGGCGCAGCGCTGATCCGGCGATCGTTGGGTCCTTCTCATCCATTTCCGTCCCCGTGCTGGCGCGGTGATCCTCGGGCACCGGCTCGGCCCAGGTGTTTCCCCGGGATCTCTGTTGCCCAGGATCCGCGCCGACTATTCATCGCCGCATTGAAATAGAGGGAAAGGATCGTTGTGAGCTCCGTCGAAGTCCACAGCCAGCAGCCGGAATCCGCCTCCAGCCTGATTCCGACCTTGCCCGGATCGCACTACACCGATGCCGCGGTCTTCGAGATCGAGCAGTCCCGGATCTTCCAGCGCAACTGGTTCGCCGCAGCCCGCAGCAGTGACATGGCCACACCGGGCAGCTTCCGCAACGTCGACGTCGGAGGGGAGAGCGTGCTGGTCGTGCGTGGCCGCGACGGCGCATTGCGAGCTTTCCTCAACGTGTGCCGGCACCGCGGCGCACGCCTGTGCCTCGAGGAGTCCGGATCGGTCCGCAGGTCCTTGCAGTGCCCTTACCACGCGTGGACCTACGGCCTCGATGGCTCGCTCATCGCGGCACCGAATCTGAACTCCATGAACGACGTGAACCGCGACGAATACGGCCTCATCGGCGTCGTCCTGCAGGAATGGCTCGGAACTGTCTGGGTCTGCCTCGCCGACGAGCCGCCGTCCTTCGCCGACACGGTGCAGGCAGCGGTTGCTGCCCGGCTCGGTGATTCCGACGTCATCGACGGGTGGGGGATCGACGACCTCGTGGTCGGTCGCAGGATCACTTACGACGTGAGGGCGAACTGGAAGCTCATCGTCGAGAACTTCATGGAGTGCTACCACTGCGCGACCATCCATCCTGAACTGACTGAAGTGCTGCCCGAGTTCGCCGATGGCTACGCGGCGCAGTACTTCGTGGGGCACGGAGCGGAGTTCGGCGAGGAGATCACCGGCTTCACGGTGGACGGGCAGAGCGGCTTCGAAACCCTCTCCGGCGTTGACGAGGACCACGATCGGCGCTACTACGCGATCACGATCAACCCCCAGGTGTTCATCAACCTCGTCCCGGACCACGTGATCTTCCACCGCATGTACCCGGTGGCGGTGGACCGGACGATCGTCGAGTGCGACTGGCTCTACACGCAGGAGGTCATCGACAGCGGGGCCGATCTCTCGCGTTCGGTAGAGCTCTTCCACCGGGTCAACCAGCAGGACTTCGACGCATGCGAGCGTTGCCAGCCGGCGATGTCCTCGCGGGCATACGCCTCGGGTGGTGTGCTGGTTCCCAGCGAGCACCACATCGGCGAGTTCCGGGATTGGGTGGCGGCCGCGATCTCCGGCTGACGTCGGCCTGGGGGAGGAGGGTCCTCCCGGCAGGTACGGCCCGGGGCCGGATCAGTGCGTTCTCCTCGCCGGTCCGGCCCCGGGCCGCGCCGCCGCTAGGAATCCCAGTTGATGATGGATTGATATACCAACGGTATGTCACAGTAGGTGTCGCAATCCGCCCCGCTACCCCGGAACCGAGGTCGGCGTCGTCCGACGAGCAGTGGGTCGTCGTCGGGCTCGTCGGGGCCTGAAAAGCAACCAGGAACAGGAGAAAGCAGCATGTCGCAAGAAGTCCGCGGAGTCGTCTCGCTCGCGCAGGGCAAGCCCGTCACCGTTGAGACGATCGTGGTCCCCGACCCGGGCCCCGGTGAGGCCGTAGTGCGGGTGCAGGCCTGCGGGGTGTGCCACACGGACCTGCACTACCGGGAAGGCGGGATCAATGACGAGTTCCCGTTCCTGCTCGGGCACGAGGCCGCCGGGGTCGTGGAATCGGTTGGCGAGGGCGTCGCCAACGTGGCGCCCGGTGATTACGTGGTCCTGAACTGGCGGGCGGTGTGCGGGCAGTGCCGAGCCTGCAGCAAGGGAAAGCCGCACTACTGCTTCAACACGCACAACGCGACGCAGAAGATGACGCTGGCCTCGGGGCAGGAGCTGAGCCCGGTGCTGGGGATCGGGGCTTTCGCGGAGAAGACACTGGTGGCTGCAGGGCAGTGCACCAAGGTCGATTCACGGGTGAAGCCGCAGGTGGCGGGGTTGCTCGGGTGTGGGGTGATGGCCGGGATCGGTGCCGCGATCAACACCGGGGGAGTGGGCCGCGGCGATTCGGTTGCGGTGATCGGCTGCGGAGGCGTTGGAGACGCAGCCATCGCCGGGGCCGAGCTCGCAGGGGCGAGCACGATCGTGGCGGTGGACCGAGACCCGCGGAAACTGGACAAAGCCCGGGACTTCGGTGCCACCCACTTCGTCGACGCCCGAAACGCCGAAGTCGTCGAGGCCATCCGGAGCTGTACCGGTGGGTTCGGTGCCGACGTGGTGATCGATGCCGTTGGCCGACCGGAGACGTGGAAGCAGGCGTTCGAGGCCCGTGACCTGGCTGGCACCGTCGTTCTCGTCGGTGTGCCGACGCCGGAGATGATGGCACCGGAGTTGCCTTTGATCGAGTACTTCGCTCGTGGTGGAGCGCTCAAGTCCTCGTGGTACGGCGACTGCCTGCCCTCGCGCGACTTTCCGGCCCTGGTCGATTTGCACCTGCAGGGCCGTTTGCCGCTGGAGAAGTTCGTTACCGAGGAGATCTCCCTCGATGCGGTGGAGGACGCCTTCGAGAAGATGCACCGCGGCGAGGTGCTGCGTTCGGTGGTGGTCCTGTGAGCCCCATCGAGCACCTGGTCACCTCGGGCACCTTCTCCCTCGACGGGGGGACCTGGGAGGTCGACAACAACGTCTGGCTCATCGGGGACGACCGCGAGGTTCTCGTCATCGACCCCGCCCACAACGCCGCGGCGATCGCCGAGAAGATCGGCGATCGCCGCGTGACGGCGATCGTGTGCACCCACGCCCACGACGACCACATCAATCAGGCGCCGGTTCTGGCTGACGCATTCGATGCACCCATCGTGCTCGACCCCGCCGAAGCGCCGCTGTGGAAGCTGACCCATCCGGATCGTCAACCGGATCGGGAGTTGTGGGACATGCAGACCTTCACCGTGGCCGGCATCGAGTTGCGCGCGCTGTCGACGCCGGGGCACTCGCCGGGCTCGGCGTGTCTCCACGTGCCTGAGTTGAAGACCGTGTTCACCGGCGACACCTTCTTCCGTGGTGGCCCTGGCGCCACCGGACGGTCCTACTCCAGCTTCGACACGATCATCGGCTCGATCAGCCGGATTCTGCTTGCCCTGCCGGGCGAAACCATCGTGCACACCGGGCATGGTGACTCGACCACCATCGGTGCCGAGGCACCGCACCTGAAGGAGTGGATAGCGCGGGGACACTGAGTTCTCCCGAATTCCGGGAGAAGTCCCCCTGGCTGTTGACCGAGCCCAGCGACGAGGTTAACTTGACCTGTAACTGATATATCAACCATCGAACACAGATACACGGGAGGTCGACCCGTATGTCCGCAACGGTTGATCGTCAAGCGGTCCCGAGCGCCGAACGCGTGCTCGGCCTGCCGCTGGCGGAGACGGACCCGGAGGTCCATGCGGCCGTCAACCGGGAATTGGTGCGGCAGCGCGACACGCTGGAGATGATCGCGAGTGAGAATTTCGCGCCGCTGAGCGTGATGCAGGCCCAGGGCTCGGTGCTGACCAACAAGTACGCCGAAGGGTATCCGGGGCGTCGCTACTACGGTGGCTGCGAGAACGTCGACGAGATCGAGCAGCTGGCGATTGACCGGGGCAAGGCGCTCTTCGGGGCCGACTACGCGAATGTGCAGCCGCATTCCGGCGCTCAGGCGAACTCGGCGGTCATGGCTGCGTTGCTGGAGCCGGGCGACACCTTCCTCGGTCTGGAGCTCGCGCATGGCGGGCATCTGACGCACGGAATGCGCCTGACCTTCTCGGGGAAGTACTTCGACGCCGTGGCGTACCACGTTCGCGAGGACGACCATCTCGTCGACATGGCCGAGGTGGAGCGGCTGGCGAAGGAACGGCGGCCGAAGCTGATCATCGCAGGGTGGTCGGCTTATCCGCGGCAGCTGGACTTCGCGGAGTTCCGGCGGATCGCTGACGAGGTCGGCGCCTACCTGATGGTTGATATGGCGCACTTCGCCGGGCTGGTGGCTGCGGGGCTGCACCCGTCACCGGTGCCACACGCGCACGTGGTCACCTCGACCACTCACAAGACGCTCGGAGGCCCGCGCGGCGGGGTCGTGCTCGCTCAGGGGGACCTGGCGAAGAAGCTCAACTCCAGTGTCTTCCCCGGCCTGCAGGGTGGCCCGCTCGAGCACGTGATCGCGGGCAAGGCGGTAGCGTTCAAGCTTGCCGGCGAAGCCGCCTTCCGCGAGCGGCAGGAGCGCACTCTAGCCGGCGCCAAAATCCTCGCCGACCGGCTGCTGCAGGAGCAGAACGTCGGCGTCGTCTCCGGTGGCACCGACGTCCACCTCGTGCTGGTGGATCTCCGCAACTCCGAGATGGACGGGAAGCAGGCCGAGGACCGGCTGCACAGGGTTGGCATCACGGTGAACCGCAACGCCGTCCCGTTCGACCCGCGCCCGCCGATGGTCTCTTCCGGGGTGCGCATCGGCACTCCGGCGCTGGCTGCGCGCGGTTTCGACGATGAGGAGTTCGTGGAGGTGTCGGACATCATCGCGCTGGCGCTACGTCCCGAGACCCCGGAAGCCGGCCTTGACGCCCTCGCTGACCGCGTCGCGGATCTCGCCCAAAGCCGTCCTCTCTACCCGGAGCTGCAGGCATGAGTGCAACCACCACGCCTCCTGGCGCGCAGCTGCCCGAACATCCTGACTTCCTCTGGCGCAACCCGGAGCCGAAGAAGTCCTACGACGTGGTCATCGTCGGTGGCGGTGGGCACGGCCTGGCGACCGCGCACTACCTGGCGAAGAACCACGGCATCACCAACGTCGCTGTTCTGGAGAAGGGCTGGCTCGCGGGCGGCAACATGGCCCGCAACACCACGCTGATCCGGTCCAACTACCTGTGGGACGAATCCGCGGCGATCTACGAGCACTCCCTGAAGCTGTGGGAGGGCCTGGAAGAAGACCTCGGCTACCCGATCCTGTTCTCGCAGCGCGGTGTGCTCAACCTCGCGCACACCGAGCAGGACGTCCGCGACTCGGTCCGCCGCGTGGAGGCCAACAAGCTCAACGGGATCGACGCGGAGTGGATCGGACCCGAGGAGGTCAAGGAGATCTGCCCGATCGTCAACATCTCCGCCGATATCCGCTACCCGGTCCAGGGCGCGACCTATCAGCCGCGCGCGGGCATCGCCAAGCACGATTACGTGGCCTGGGGCTTCGCGCGCCGCGCGGACGAGGCCGGGATCGACGTGATCCAGAACTGCGAGGTGACCGGGTTCGCAGTGGACGGTGACCGGGTGACCGGGCTGCGCACCTCCCGCGGCGACATCGCCTGCGGCACCGTCGCACTCTGCGCGGCCGGGCACACGTCGGTGCTGCTGGACATGCTCGGTGTGCGCACCCCGCTGCAATCGCACCCGCTGCAGGCGTTGGTCTCCGAACTGCTGGAGCCGGTGCACCCGACGATCGTGATGTCCAACGCCGTGCACGTGTACGTCTCCCAGGCGCACAAGGGCGAACTGGTGATGGGTGCGGGTGTGGACTCCTACAACGGCTACGGCCAGCGCGGTGCCTTCCACATCATCGAGCGCCAGATGGCTGCTGCGGTCGAGCTGTTCCCGGTGTTCGCGCGGGCGCACCTGCTGCGCTCCTGGGCGGGCGTCGTGGACGTCACCCCGGACGCGAGCCCGATCGTTGGCCACACCCCGTACGAGAACCTGTTCGTCAACTCGGGGTGGGGGACCGGCGGTTTCAAAGCCACGCCGGGGATCGGTTGGTGCTACGCGCACACCATCGCCCACGGCGAGCCACATCCGTACGTCGCCCCGTTCGGCCTCGACCGGTTCACCACCGGCGCGCTCGTCGACGAGCACGGCGCCGCGGCCGTCGCCCACTGAATCCGAGGACTGCCATGCAACTCATCCACTGCCCGTGGTGCGGCCCCCGCGAGGAGGTCGAGTTCCACTACGGCGGCCAGGCCGACATCGCCTACCCCGAAAAGCCCGCCGAACTGTCGGACCAGGAATGGGCGGAGTTCGTGTTCTACCGCGACAACCCCAAGGGGCCGTTCGCGGAACGCTGGAGCCACAGTCTCGGCTGCCGCCGCTGGTTCAACGCCGTCCGCGACACCCGCACCTACGAGTTCCTCGCCACCTACGAGGTCGGCGAACCGGTCGCCGGCGTGGCGCGGGCCGAACAGGAGGTGACCGCATGAGTAGCCGGGTCGACGGGTACGGCCGCATCGACCGCAGCCGCACGCTCACCTTCACCTTCGACGGCCGGGCCTACACCGGCCACCCGGGTGACACGCTCGCCTCGGCCCTGCTGGCCAACGGCGTCCACAACGTCGGCACCAGTGTGAAACTGGGCCGCCTTCACGGGATCGGAGCCGCCTGGACCGAAGACCCCACCGGCCTGGTGCAGATCGAGAAGCCGTTCCCGGAGCCGATGCTGCAGGCCACCACGGTCGAGCTCACCGATGGGCTCGTCGCCCGTGGCGTCAACGGGCAGGGACGTCTCGCCGACGTGCCCGACCCCGCCCGCTACGACCGCAAGCACACCCACACCGACACGCTGGTGATCGGCGCCGGACCGGCCGGGCTGGTCGCCGCCCGCAGCGCGGCGCGCGCGGGGGAGAGCGTCGTCCTCGTCGACGACCGCGTCACCCCTGGCGGCAGCCTCACCGGTACCGAGTGCATCGGCGGTCGCCCGGCCCGGGAGTTCGTCGACGAGGTCGTCGCCGAACTGGCGGGGAATCCGGAGGTGCTGCACCTGCAGCGGACCACCGCGTTCGGGCAGTACGACGACGGGTTCGTGCTTGCGCTGGAGCGGCGCACCGACCACCTCGGCACCGCCGCGCCCGCGAACCGCTCCCGGCAGCGGGTGCACCGCATCCGTGCGCTCAAGGTCGTCGTCGCCGCCGGCGCGCACGAGCGGCCGATCGTGTTCGAGGACAACGACCGCCCCGGCATCCTGCTCGCCTCCGCAGCACGGGACTACCTGCACCGCTACGGCGTGCTCGCCGGACGCGAGATCGTCGTGTTCACCAGCGACGACACCGCCTATGCCGTGGCGATCGACCTCGCCGACGCGGGCGCGCGCGTGACCATCCTCGACGCGCGGGACACCGCGCCCGAGGAATGGAAGAACCGTGCCGTGGCACGTGGAACCACGGTCCATCCGTCCACTGTGGTCACCGGAACCGAAGGCGAGGAGCGCGTTTCCGGCGTGCTCGCCCGCAACGCCGGCGGTGCGGTACGG
This genomic interval carries:
- a CDS encoding serine hydroxymethyltransferase, which encodes MSATVDRQAVPSAERVLGLPLAETDPEVHAAVNRELVRQRDTLEMIASENFAPLSVMQAQGSVLTNKYAEGYPGRRYYGGCENVDEIEQLAIDRGKALFGADYANVQPHSGAQANSAVMAALLEPGDTFLGLELAHGGHLTHGMRLTFSGKYFDAVAYHVREDDHLVDMAEVERLAKERRPKLIIAGWSAYPRQLDFAEFRRIADEVGAYLMVDMAHFAGLVAAGLHPSPVPHAHVVTSTTHKTLGGPRGGVVLAQGDLAKKLNSSVFPGLQGGPLEHVIAGKAVAFKLAGEAAFRERQERTLAGAKILADRLLQEQNVGVVSGGTDVHLVLVDLRNSEMDGKQAEDRLHRVGITVNRNAVPFDPRPPMVSSGVRIGTPALAARGFDDEEFVEVSDIIALALRPETPEAGLDALADRVADLAQSRPLYPELQA
- a CDS encoding sarcosine oxidase subunit beta family protein produces the protein MSATTTPPGAQLPEHPDFLWRNPEPKKSYDVVIVGGGGHGLATAHYLAKNHGITNVAVLEKGWLAGGNMARNTTLIRSNYLWDESAAIYEHSLKLWEGLEEDLGYPILFSQRGVLNLAHTEQDVRDSVRRVEANKLNGIDAEWIGPEEVKEICPIVNISADIRYPVQGATYQPRAGIAKHDYVAWGFARRADEAGIDVIQNCEVTGFAVDGDRVTGLRTSRGDIACGTVALCAAGHTSVLLDMLGVRTPLQSHPLQALVSELLEPVHPTIVMSNAVHVYVSQAHKGELVMGAGVDSYNGYGQRGAFHIIERQMAAAVELFPVFARAHLLRSWAGVVDVTPDASPIVGHTPYENLFVNSGWGTGGFKATPGIGWCYAHTIAHGEPHPYVAPFGLDRFTTGALVDEHGAAAVAH
- a CDS encoding sarcosine oxidase subunit delta, which gives rise to MQLIHCPWCGPREEVEFHYGGQADIAYPEKPAELSDQEWAEFVFYRDNPKGPFAERWSHSLGCRRWFNAVRDTRTYEFLATYEVGEPVAGVARAEQEVTA